The nucleotide sequence AGTTTTATGATTTACGTTCCACCAGGCTTCCGAGCCTAATCCGAAAGCGGATTAAGTTGGGAGGGGGTGAATACGAGTGAGAAGGGGGTAACGGCTCTCAAATGTATTCCTTGATGTCCCACCTTGTCATCCGCAGAGATCCCAACAAAGGACGAGGCTCAGCCATGGTGGACCCGGTGCCTGAAGAGGAGAAAGTGGGCGCCGAGCCCGCTGGCTCGGGAGAGGACGGGGCCGCAGCCTCGGTGCCCCCTGAATCCCAGGGCGCCCAGGAGCCGGCAGccgcctcggcctcggcctccgCAGCGGTACCCCGCAAGGCTGAAGCCCCAAGTGCAGCAGAAGGCGGGCGGCGGGAGCAGTCCCCACTGCTGCACCTCGACCTCTTCAACTTCGACTGCCCGGAGGCGGAGGGCAGCCGCTACGTGCTGACCAGTCCCCGCTCGCTAGAGGCCTGCGCCCGCTGTGCCGTCAAGCCGGTGGAGCTGCTGCCACGGGCCCTGGCCGACCTGGTGCGCGAGGCCCCGGGCCGCTCCATGCGGGTGGCCACTGGCCTGTACGAGGCGTACGAGGCGGAGCGGCGCGCCAAGCTGCAGCAGTGCCGGGCCGAGCGCGAGCGCATCGTGCGCGAGGAGAAGCGGCGCCTCTTCACGCCGTTGGGCCCCGCGGCCGCTGCGGTCTCGGCTTCAAGCgcgggcagcagcagcagctgcagcagcaccAGCCTCCCGGCCTCGCCCGCACCGCGTGCGGCCCGCAAGGCATCCTCCAGTCCCTCCCCGGCCCGGACCCAACCTCCGCCAGCGGGTTCTCGGACGGGCAGGAAGAGCCACTCACTGGACTCGCTGTCCCGCCGGCGCGAGGGCGCGCTCAGCTCCGAGTCTGGCGCGTCGTCATCGTCCTACAGCGGGGAGAGCCTGCGGGAGCTTCGCTGGCCGCCAAGGGCTTCGGCCAGGAACAGCTGTCCGGCGGGGTCGGCATCCTCCGCCCTCAACCCTCTGGGCCGCCCATGTGCCCTGGCCCTGGTTCCGATCACGGGCCGAAGCTTCAGCCTGGGTGACCTGAGCCACTCGCCGCAGACTGCCCAGCACGTGGAGCGCATCGTGCGCCAAGTGCGTGCCGAGCGGGGCCTGCGCGGGGTGCCAGAGCGCGACCGGAAGATCGCGGCGCTCATGCTGGCGCGGCACCAGGAGGAGCGCCTGTTGCTGGAGCAGCGCGCCGCGGCCCACGGCCAGTGGGAGCAGCAGCGCGTGCGCGCCGAGCAGCGGCGGGAGCGCGAGGAGCGCGAGAAGCAGCGCGCCCTGGAGCAGGGCCGCAGGGCCTGGGCTGCGCAAGTGGAGGAGCGGCGGGGTCGCCGCGGCCGTGAGGAGCGCGAGGTGgcgcggcggcggcagcggcagtACGAGCGCAGCGAGGAGCGGCGGCGGGAGCTGACGGAGCGCCAGGGCCTGCTGCGGCGGGAGAAGGCGGAGCGCGTGGCCCGGGAGGACCGGCTGCgcaagcagcagcaggagcagaaCCTGAAGCAGCGGGAGGAAGGCCTGCAGGAAGGGCGCGAGCGGGCCGAACAGGTCCGCAGGGAGCGCGCCCATCGCGCGGCGCGCACCAAGCAGCGGCAGGAGGGCCAAGCGCAGAGGGAGAAGCGGGAGCTGAGCCGGGCAGAACGGGCGCGCCACGAGGCGCTGATGCAGGGCCGGGCCCGGCAGCAGAAGCAGGAGCGAGAAGGCCTGCGGAGCTCCCTGGAAGCCAGCTTGGGCCGCGCGCAGGAGAACTATGAGCATCTGGTGGAGCAGCGCACCCGGGAGCTGCGGGAGCGGGCCCGGCGGGAGGAGCTGCAGGGTCGGCGGGCCAAGGAGGCGGCCGAGCGCAAAGAGCGGGAGCATCAGGCGCACCTGGAGGCGCTGGCCCGGGCAGGGGAGCGACGGCTGCAGCACGCGACGCAGGTGGCTGAGGAGGCAGTGCAGCAGAAGGCGCGGCGCGTGGGCCAAAGCCGGCTGGAGAAGGAGCGGGCTCAGCGCGCCAACAAGGAGAAGGTGGAGAGGGACGAAGATAGCCGCCGCCGAGAGCTGCTCCAGGCCATCGGGCGCAAGCTGGAGCGCAGTGAGCAGCTGTCGCGGGAACGGCGCAGTGCGCTTGAGAGCGCCCGCTCCACAGCCCGGGCCTCCTTCCACGTGCGCGAAAAAGTGCGAGAGGAGACCAACACGCGCTCCTTCGACCGCATGGTGCGGGAGGCCCAGCTACACGCCAGCCTGGACCGCAAATGACTGCAGCTCTTTGCCAGCCAAATTGGCACGCCTAGCCCGGTGGGGCCTCCTTCGGCCACTTTGGCTATCCGTGGGAGTCCCCCTTGGAGCGCGTCACCGTGCCTCTTCAGGCTTCTGACCAATGAGGCAACGAGAGGATGGACATGTGGGACCTGTCAGCCGGCcccctttgtttttaaaaacttcgTTTGGAGATGACATAGCACAATCTTTGCCCACATCCACCCTTGGTGGCTCCTGCACCGGCCCTTGCCAAACTTCCCTATGTGTTTCTTGGGCTGGAATAGAGAGAAGCTGGGGGAAGGGGGCTGGTAGAGACTGGGGAGACTCTACCAGGAGAAAGCACAGAAGTGGTTGTCCCCACCCCTTCTGCAGCAGTCGCTCCAAGCACCTTTCTTACATTGGTGTCTGAGACGACTCCCTGGCTCACCTCCATCTTTCAAAATATGGCAAGTTGCACAAAGCCTCCCAGAAAAGCACAGCTCTTCCAAAGTATCAAGCCACGCCCTAGTGACCCCAAAAGCTATTGATTTGTGTAATATCTGACTCCTAATCAGCCACCTGAGCAAATTCTCATCTTAGTTCTGATTGATTTTCAACCGAGTCCCCAGGCTTTCTAGTTAGACAATCATCTGCGGATAATGTTCGATTTGTGTCCCCCCGCCTTCCGCTCCTTATTCTACCAAGTGTCACAGGAAATTGCTTGGTTTGGTGATGCTGTTTAGCTTTAATGGAAGCCTCCAGCCCCTGTAGGAGGCAGTTCCTTCAGCAGCAGTGCTCCACCTAATTAAGCTTCCTTGCAGGGTGGTGTCAGAGGAGGCGGTGCCTGATGCCACCTCCCAGAGTGGGGCCCACTCCACAAAGACAGCAGCCATGCCTTAAGAAGCAGCACTACCTTATGTGCCTGCCCAGGCCATTCCTGCCTAAATCTCCAGCCTTGGATGCAGTCTCAAGGGTGGGCCCCAGAGAGTTTGGAGTGCAGGATTCCCTCTGTGAAGGAATCGTCTCAACTGCTCTGAGGACAATTAGGGTATCCTTGGCTGCTTTACTGTGGTGGCTGGAGAGCTGGAATTGCCTCTTTGTTGAGAGTTGTGCTCGCTATTGTTGGCAGTCTATCTCCTTCCCCCGCCCCCAGGAAAAAGAGAGTCTCCCCTTAAATTTCCTGGTATCCTCTCACCTATGGTTGAAAGTATTTAATTGGTTTCTCCATACCTCGCCTTTCCCATCAGTATTCCTCTCCTGGTACCACAAGTTCTCCTGGATCCAAAGCACCATGTCAGTATTATTTGTTGGCCTTCTTTGTGCCTTTCTTAACCTGGAGTtgggaggcaggcagactgctgtTAGGCTAGTTTGTTTCTGGGAATATGGATTCCTGGTATTGGAAGAGGCAGTGCATCTAGGACAGATGGTCATTTAGCCTCTGGGGGGAGATATTTGTAATACCAAGCCACTGCCTGGTCCAAAAGGTCGAGTCCAGTTATCATCAGGCAGTTTTAACCCTTGAGAGTGCTTCCCTCCCGTGAAGCTGAAATTGGTCGCCTGCCATATCCACCCATTGACTCTGCCTTCCTCAGGGAAGGTGGAAAGTAAAACATCACTTTTACATTAAGTCAGGATCAGTAAATtaaaagttaccaaaaaaaaaaaaaaatggaaaaggaatcaGGGTAGAGAACTACTACAGTAGACATATTTCATGTATATTCTACTGGGCAGAATTGTCCCTAAAAAGGCTGgttattttacacacacacacacacacacacacgcacacactcttCATCAACCCTTCGCCCCTAACCCATCACATGCCAGCAAGTATAAAAGGAGTGTTTTATGTGTAGGAGGATGCAGTCCTTAGCTGTTATGTATGCTTAAGATGTTGTGAAACCAGAACAGTAGCTGTGTATCAAGGTTTATTTCTTGAATGAGTGAATTTTTCCCTAAAATGTTCTTCTTGTTGATAACCAGGTTGTCAGTGAGTTGTAATAACTGGTATTGTCTGTGAGTCAGGAAGATTTAACTAAAAGGATAATGTGATTCTGGTTCTTACCTTGTGGTTCCTAAGTTGGTAAAGGGCTTTTGAAACCATCATAGAAATTTTCACCCTAAAACCACTTACTTCCAAAGTATGTGCATTCGTTTGAGGGGACAATCTGATTTTTTGCATAAGGCACTGAAAGCTACATAGGTGATCTTACCTGACATTTACCCAGCTTGCTTTCTGACTTACTGGGTGACCTTAGGTAGATCACCTCTCTTTGCCTTGGTTTCCCCTCCTATAGAAAGGGGATCATGATTTCTACCCTCCCTTTTCACCCAAGCACTGTGAGGAAGAATCAGAATCCAAATGCTGTTCCCAGTTCTACCACTCTGGAACTGCAGGTGCAATTGCTATAAACAGGAAGGGCCATGTGACTATACCATGGCTACAGAGTGTGATGTACTATCATGACCCGGTGCAGAAAGGAGCGGTCTTGAAAAGCACATTGCATATAATAGTGTCACATGTGATACAAAGGTCCAGGCCTGAATGTCACCAAATTAGAGGTTTGTTATGTGGAAGCACTATGTAAAGACAAGAAATTTttagattcttaaaaaaaatagaaattaatatagCCAAGTAGAATTAAGCAGAAACAGAAGCCAAACCTAGTGACAGTAAAGAACAGTTCCTCCAAATTCCAGATCATCCACTAGAATATAAACCCACctctatattttagaataaatatccATGTTGCTTCCTGAAGAGGAGCAATTTCCAGAGTCTCTGTTGGAccctttatttatattctttcctttgGGGCAATGCCAGAGAGGAGAGTTGTTTCTTATTCTGAAGTGCAGAAAGAGAACATTGGAGGGGGAACAGGGATGGTGGGTGGAGAAAGGCTCCTGATGCATATTCTGCTGGGCAGAACTGTCCCTAAATGACATTCTAACAAATGCTCAGAATTTGCCTGAAAGCACCATGCTGGAAGTTTTCCTACCATCCAGGAGACTGCAGCCTTGAAGTGGCCGTAGACCTTCCCATTTGCCCTCTTGGGATATCCTCCTTGTTCGGAAAAGAGAGAATGTCAAGTGGGGCGAGGAGGGATGGGAAAACTTAGAAGAAGCTGTAGTTGGGTTCACTACCAAGGAAACAAGTAGGACAAAACCGTTTCAAATGAAATCATCGGTGCAGCTTAGTCCAGTGTCCTGCTCAGGCAGTGACCAATGTTTACACCATATCTGGACAGGAAGATGGAGGTTTCCTTTTGAAAGCACACAGACTGTGAGTCTCCAGTGGGGGCAGTAACCAGGATTTGCCAAAAGTGAAGAGTGTGGTATAGTGAAGATATATGGGAATACAGTTTGTGTTCAAGCCATTCTTTAAAGTCCACCACTTaccatttcttctcctttaaaaaGTCCATTGAAACAGAGATGACTCTACATAAGAAGCTGTATCTTGTTTACCACTGAATCCCCCGTAGCCCATGCTCTCACATCTCACAGAAATACTGGATGGAGAGAGCGATAGAGGGATGGATGAACAAATGGTGTAGATCAGGTAGACAGGACTccattcattaaacaaattatttgagcctcctatgtgccaggcacggcTCTTGGTGCTGGGGAGATAGTCTCTCCGATCACTGTGCCCTGGGGACCATGTGAGCTGCAATGTCATGAGCAGACATCTTTGTTTCCATGATGGGCTTAACCACCTTCAAACCATTTCCATTTCCTGGGGACAAGTTGTCCACCAGTCAATCATTATCTAATCGCTGTTGCTCTCTTTCCCTTGGAGGAGCCTTGATTAATCAGGCCAAATTCATGTCATGCACTTAATCAGTTTTAAATTACAgtaaaaaagagagggagattaATCACATTCAAGGGCATTATCTGTCTGTGCTTTTAAGAGAAGCAGCTTAAATAATGATCATGGACCCAAAGAGCCGAGCCTCAGGCAGCACAGAGTCCCAGTTCAGCAGAGTACCCGCTCCTTCATTCAACTGTTCTTGCTGAGATAAGAAAGTCAACATTACGGAAGTATTTCCAGTTTAAAAGcctcaacaaaaagaaatgtctgGTCAATACTGAATTGATGAGAAGGTTTAGTGAACTGGAATATCCCACTTCTTAAGCCTTCCAGGTAATTGAGCCCATAGATTACACTAAGCAGACTTGCCTTTTCTCTACGGTGTGACTACCTCTCCACCCTGTATGCCCTAGAGAAACATTTGGCAGAGGAACGCATGGAAACTTGACATTTCTTGACACAACCTGGAAAGCAGTTTTCAGAGACCCAGTGGTAGAAAACTCTTGAGTCCCAGAAATGTCGTTTAGGCCTTATATGTGGCACATTTGGCTTTGGGTATCTGGTCTAGCACCCGAATATTACACCTGAGCACATGCTTTGGTGATGTGTGTCTTTAGACAAGAAACACCCATCAATTCCCACACGTGCTCTGTTGGGCAGAGCCCTGGCACTCTCTCTACATGCAGCTTCCCAGCCCCGTGCATCTCCTCAACAACCCCCCAGCCCTTCACTACTCCCCACGGTGCTGCTTTGGTTCCCAGCAGGTCAGGGCTGGGACCGCAGGTAGAGTTAGTAGCAGGTGTTAGGATGTAGGACATGGGAGGGTTTCTTTCTGAGGAACGCTGATAACATCATCGTTTGCAGTGTTATCACTTCCAAATTCATCAAATACAGTCATGTCCCCCATGAGCACAGAAacctaaagtgatttttaaattagctgCCGTTCTGAAGTGTTcatgcctttctttctctctactaGTATTGATGGCATGTTTATGTGTCAGACACTCGCACAATTCATAGGACTATCAGAAAGATGATCCGTATCTACTGGGTTtgagcacatgtgtgcatgcacacacagacacaaacacgcATGCGCCCCTGCCAATCCCAGCATCAGCATTCTTGCAAAGGGACGGAAACTGTGGGCGTCTTGTTCTTCCAGGGAAGGATAAGCTCTG is from Microcebus murinus isolate Inina chromosome 6, M.murinus_Inina_mat1.0, whole genome shotgun sequence and encodes:
- the CCDC177 gene encoding coiled-coil domain-containing protein 177, encoding MLQRWNPASFLQNRCEGREQSRVILGGLCRTPPPACKSCLGCVRPARGPHGETPAAAAGAPFAAAAGSNPTPPARRLKPRSGRQRAANKSPWRGAGAQGAGDPNKGRGSAMVDPVPEEEKVGAEPAGSGEDGAAASVPPESQGAQEPAAASASASAAVPRKAEAPSAAEGGRREQSPLLHLDLFNFDCPEAEGSRYVLTSPRSLEACARCAVKPVELLPRALADLVREAPGRSMRVATGLYEAYEAERRAKLQQCRAERERIVREEKRRLFTPLGPAAAAVSASSAGSSSSCSSTSLPASPAPRAARKASSSPSPARTQPPPAGSRTGRKSHSLDSLSRRREGALSSESGASSSSYSGESLRELRWPPRASARNSCPAGSASSALNPLGRPCALALVPITGRSFSLGDLSHSPQTAQHVERIVRQVRAERGLRGVPERDRKIAALMLARHQEERLLLEQRAAAHGQWEQQRVRAEQRREREEREKQRALEQGRRAWAAQVEERRGRRGREEREVARRRQRQYERSEERRRELTERQGLLRREKAERVAREDRLRKQQQEQNLKQREEGLQEGRERAEQVRRERAHRAARTKQRQEGQAQREKRELSRAERARHEALMQGRARQQKQEREGLRSSLEASLGRAQENYEHLVEQRTRELRERARREELQGRRAKEAAERKEREHQAHLEALARAGERRLQHATQVAEEAVQQKARRVGQSRLEKERAQRANKEKVERDEDSRRRELLQAIGRKLERSEQLSRERRSALESARSTARASFHVREKVREETNTRSFDRMVREAQLHASLDRK